A stretch of Lachancea thermotolerans CBS 6340 chromosome D complete sequence DNA encodes these proteins:
- the PDE2 gene encoding 3',5'-cyclic-nucleotide phosphodiesterase PDE2 (similar to uniprot|P06776 Saccharomyces cerevisiae YOR360C PDE2 High-affinity cyclic AMP phosphodiesterase component of the cAMP-dependent protein kinase signaling system protects the cell from extracellular cAMP contains readthrough motif surrounding termination codon), producing MSSMATLFTVNSPELAPQLASRFKGHVVALTAVADLLARLYSDRLSGADNYERDLYLVVYCEPKRSAQDASPPASSTLDTLSAAELAHLLEKQFPCFNLSVVTPERAVPAIAELDNYRAKYTQRLTRVTTWMYAKRHDPCSVNMYSMISHLTQVRHSNTEKPRRSYARLISSSLDLRKLIQLPQGKSDDHYWKLLTTWDFCALSLSTCELIWCSYLILKKLAIDADYVISDNDLFLLLLTLETSYHQGNKFHNFRHAVDVMQATWQLCCKLQLHFPKDASVLLVCVAAIGHDLGHPGTNNALMCEENSPVAQLYQKASVLENFHTELFLDLLQDHWPQLLEDRRNVISDTILATDMALHSQYIDQMDEAPSQQPTFLSLIIKAADISNVTRPLEISAKWAVLITCEFNECAALVRELKEGSAEYDAYNTEYDQPLPESVDSILEKFPSIPKGQLIFINAFAEGLFAGLGDYFEELKFLHHNVQANKKFWEGKL from the coding sequence ATGTCTAGCATGGCCACGCTTTTCACGGTGAACTCACCAGAGCTCGCGCCGCAACTCGCATCCCGCTTCAAGGGCCATGTGGTTGCGCTAACTGCCGTCGCGGACCTGCTCGCGCGCCTCTACTCCGACCGGCTCTCAGGAGCCGACAACTACGAGCGCGACCTCTACCTCGTGGTGTACTGCGAGCCAAAGCGCTCGGCGCAGGACGCCAGCCCACCGGCAAGTTCAACCCTGGACACTCTGTCTGCGGCTGAGCTCGCTCACCTCCTCGAAAAACAGTTTCCATGTTTCAACCTGAGCGTTGTGACGCCGGAGCGGGCGGTTCCAGCCATCGCAGAACTGGATAACTACCGCGCGAAGTACACCCAGAGACTCACGCGTGTTACTACCTGGATGTACGCGAAACGACATGACCCCTGCTCCGTGAACATGTACTCTATGATTTCGCACCTGACCCAAGTTCGCCATTCCAACACGGAGAAGCCACGGAGGTCGTACGCAAGACTGATCTCTTCCTCCTTGGACCTAAGGAAACTCATACAGCTGCCGCAGGGGAAATCCGACGATCATTATTGGAAATTGCTGACGACGTGGGACTTTTGCGCCTTGTCGCTGTCCACCTGTGAGCTAATATGGTGCAGTTACCTCattctcaagaagcttgccATTGACGCTGACTACGTTATCTCGGACAACGACCTCTTTCTGCTTTTACTCACACTTGAGACATCCTACCACCAGGGAAACAAGTTCCACAACTTTAGGCACGCCGTAGACGTTATGCAAGCGACATGGCAACTATGCTGCAAGCTTCAGCTGCACTTTCCTAAGGACGCATCTGTCTTATTGGTTTGTGTGGCCGCCATCGGTCACGACCTTGGACACCCTGGTACGAATAATGCGCTCATGTGTGAAGAAAACTCTCCTGTTGCTCAGTTGTACCAGAAAGCATCAGTTTTGGAGAACTTCCATACCGAGCTCTTCTtagatcttcttcaagaccATTGGCCTCAGCTGCTGGAAGATCGGCGCAACGTGATATCTGACACCATCCTCGCAACTGACATGGCCTTGCATTCTCAATATATTGATCAAATGGATGAGGCTCCATCGCAGCAGCCCACGTTTCTATCACTGATCATCAAAGCAGCCGATATTTCCAATGTTACGCGGCCGTTGGAGATATCTGCCAAATGGGCAGTACTGATTACTTGTGAATTCAATGAATGCGCCGCTCTTGTACGAGAATTAAAGGAAGGTTCTGCAGAGTACGACGCCTACAACACGGAATATGATCAACCTCTGCCCGAGTCAGTCGACTCCATATTAGAAAAGTTCCCCTCTATTCCAAAGGGCCAGCTGATATTCATTAATGCTTTTGCCGAGGGGCTCTTTGCAGGTCTTGGGGACTACTTCGAAGAACTCAAGTTCCTACACCATAACGTTCAAGCTaacaagaagttttgggaAGGAAAACTGTAA